A section of the Solitalea canadensis DSM 3403 genome encodes:
- a CDS encoding peptidase U32 family protein produces MNRYIELMAPAGNFESLQAAIDNGADSVYFGVEQLNMRAVSSINFVLEDIPEIVARCKPKGIRTYITLNTIVYDHDMNMVKNIVSEAKKHDITAIIAADHAVIAFARSIGMEVHISTQVNVTNVETVKFYALFADTVVLSRELSLNQIKKITEAIEKEQVKGPSGKLVEIEIFGHGALCMAVSGKCYLSLHTHNSSANRGACRQNCRKKYTVTDEDGIQLEIDNEYIMSPQDLCTINFLDKVLDAGVSVLKIEGRGRAADYVATTIKCYREAIDSYKEGTYSKEKVEDWMECLATVYNRGFWSGYYLGQELGEWTKDHPGSHATRKKLFVGTGEHYFTKAGIAQFKLEAFDIKIGDKMLITGPTTGVKEFEVDKLMVNDVFAEQAVKGDQITLPLEFKIRKSDKLYKLVEA; encoded by the coding sequence ATGAACCGTTATATAGAACTGATGGCTCCAGCCGGTAATTTTGAATCGCTGCAGGCTGCTATCGACAATGGTGCTGATTCTGTTTATTTTGGTGTTGAACAGTTAAATATGCGTGCTGTATCTTCTATAAACTTCGTTTTAGAAGATATTCCTGAAATTGTTGCACGTTGTAAACCCAAAGGTATCCGAACGTATATTACGCTTAACACAATTGTTTACGACCATGACATGAACATGGTTAAGAACATTGTGTCTGAGGCCAAAAAACATGATATTACGGCTATTATTGCGGCCGACCATGCTGTTATTGCGTTTGCACGCAGCATTGGTATGGAAGTGCATATTTCAACACAGGTAAACGTTACCAATGTTGAAACGGTAAAATTCTACGCTTTATTTGCTGATACAGTTGTATTGAGTCGTGAGCTGAGCCTTAATCAGATCAAAAAAATCACCGAAGCAATTGAGAAGGAACAAGTTAAAGGTCCTTCAGGTAAATTGGTCGAAATTGAAATTTTTGGTCATGGAGCCTTATGCATGGCGGTTTCAGGTAAATGTTACCTAAGCTTACATACACATAACTCATCTGCTAACCGTGGCGCTTGTCGCCAAAACTGTCGTAAAAAATATACGGTTACAGATGAAGATGGAATCCAATTAGAAATCGACAACGAATATATCATGTCGCCACAGGATTTATGTACCATCAATTTCCTTGATAAAGTATTAGACGCAGGCGTTAGTGTGTTAAAGATCGAAGGTCGCGGTCGTGCTGCAGATTATGTAGCCACTACCATTAAATGCTACCGTGAGGCAATCGATTCCTATAAAGAAGGTACTTATTCAAAAGAAAAAGTTGAAGACTGGATGGAGTGTTTGGCAACCGTTTATAACCGTGGTTTCTGGAGCGGCTACTACTTGGGTCAGGAATTAGGCGAGTGGACAAAAGATCATCCAGGGTCACATGCTACCCGCAAGAAACTCTTTGTTGGAACCGGAGAACATTACTTCACCAAAGCAGGTATCGCTCAGTTTAAACTGGAAGCATTTGATATCAAAATTGGCGATAAAATGTTGATTACCGGCCCTACAACAGGTGTTAAAGAGTTTGAAGTGGATAAATTAATGGTAAATGACGTATTCGCGGAACAAGCTGTTAAAGGAGACCAGATCACATTACCACTTGAATTCAAAATCCGTAAGTCTGATAAATTATATAAGTTAGTAGAAGCATAG
- a CDS encoding heme-binding domain-containing protein encodes MTKKKKILYGLLALLVIIQFIRPSKNKAETPSTNSIATQYSVPADVQQSLDIACMDCHSNNTNYPWYTNIQPVGWWLQKHVNDGKRHLNFSEFTTYTPKKANHKLDEVIESQHEGWMPLDSYLWIHTDAKLTQQQKDAIVSWATGIQQQIQTANPGVDFKSK; translated from the coding sequence ATGACAAAGAAGAAAAAGATTCTGTATGGTTTACTTGCGTTATTAGTGATCATCCAATTTATTCGTCCTTCAAAAAACAAGGCAGAAACTCCTTCTACAAACTCAATAGCAACCCAATATTCAGTTCCAGCCGATGTACAGCAATCATTGGACATTGCCTGTATGGATTGCCATAGTAACAATACTAATTATCCTTGGTATACAAATATTCAACCGGTGGGTTGGTGGCTCCAAAAACATGTGAACGATGGAAAACGTCATCTAAACTTTTCGGAGTTTACAACTTATACACCAAAAAAGGCAAATCATAAGCTTGATGAAGTAATCGAATCACAACACGAAGGTTGGATGCCACTAGATTCCTATCTATGGATCCATACAGACGCGAAACTTACCCAACAACAGAAAGATGCAATTGTTAGCTGGGCAACAGGCATTCAGCAGCAAATACAAACAGCAAATCCAGGAGTTGATTTTAAGAGTAAGTAG
- a CDS encoding YhcH/YjgK/YiaL family protein — MIIDLIQNADRYAHLGELFIKGFDYLRKTDFQSLENGKYEIEGDRLFAIVNEYDTIDAANEKMEAHRKYIDIQYWVSGEEKVGHDILKDQPLFKEYDEENDFLLAAHQPQYFTLMQAGMFAVYFPTDLHMPCLTNEKIGRVKKVVLKVAVI, encoded by the coding sequence ATGATTATTGACTTAATACAGAACGCCGACAGGTATGCTCATTTAGGAGAGTTATTTATAAAAGGGTTTGATTATCTACGGAAAACGGATTTTCAATCACTTGAAAATGGCAAATACGAAATAGAAGGAGATCGATTGTTTGCGATCGTAAATGAATACGATACAATTGATGCTGCTAATGAAAAAATGGAAGCTCATCGCAAGTACATCGATATTCAGTACTGGGTTTCGGGAGAAGAAAAAGTTGGTCATGATATTTTAAAAGACCAGCCATTATTTAAGGAGTACGATGAAGAAAATGATTTTCTTTTAGCAGCTCACCAACCCCAATATTTCACCTTGATGCAAGCCGGAATGTTTGCCGTTTACTTCCCAACAGATCTGCATATGCCTTGCCTTACAAATGAAAAAATAGGAAGAGTGAAGAAAGTGGTTTTAAAAGTAGCGGTGATCTAG
- a CDS encoding TIGR03118 family protein: MKIATKKFMSIQKGINGRYNFYLPGFFIVLLFFIIADLGCQKDAALSDAPPDATGYQEIDLVADTTCNSAIIDENLKNAWGIAIGPTGAFWVVANQTGLSTIYDRNGAELLAPVTIPFNGVPNGGSPTGVIVNTTTDFVIPANQQASKFIFVAEDGTVTAWSSGSSASTVADRSSDEAVYKGVAMANDGGQNFLYAANFKGGSIDVFDKSFNEVTTKPFVDPTIPAGFAPFNIQNIGGMLYVTYAKQLGPDNEDDERGLGNGYVDIFKPDGSFVKRFASNGTLNSPWGMALAPDGFGLGQNMILIGNFGDGKINIYDSNGSYQGQLKDGSTVIAIDGLWEIIFPKNNIPAGDQNQLFFAAGPDDERHGLFGYIKMR, from the coding sequence ATGAAAATCGCAACAAAGAAATTCATGAGTATCCAGAAGGGTATTAATGGACGGTATAATTTCTATTTACCAGGTTTCTTTATCGTTTTACTGTTTTTTATCATTGCAGACCTTGGCTGTCAGAAGGATGCTGCTCTATCGGATGCACCCCCTGATGCTACGGGTTACCAAGAGATTGATCTGGTTGCAGATACTACATGTAATTCTGCAATAATTGATGAGAACCTTAAGAATGCATGGGGAATTGCAATCGGGCCTACAGGTGCATTTTGGGTTGTTGCAAATCAAACAGGGCTTTCAACTATTTATGATAGAAATGGCGCGGAACTGTTGGCTCCTGTTACGATTCCGTTCAATGGTGTGCCTAATGGAGGCTCGCCTACAGGCGTTATTGTTAATACCACAACCGATTTTGTGATCCCTGCTAATCAGCAGGCAAGTAAATTTATTTTTGTGGCGGAAGATGGAACGGTTACAGCATGGAGCTCCGGAAGCTCCGCTTCAACAGTTGCAGATCGGTCGTCAGACGAAGCAGTGTATAAAGGCGTGGCAATGGCAAATGATGGCGGTCAAAATTTTCTGTATGCAGCTAACTTCAAGGGAGGCAGCATTGATGTATTTGACAAGTCATTCAATGAGGTAACAACTAAGCCATTTGTTGATCCAACAATTCCTGCCGGCTTCGCACCATTCAATATTCAAAACATTGGTGGTATGTTGTATGTAACGTATGCCAAACAATTAGGTCCAGATAATGAAGATGATGAGAGAGGTTTAGGTAACGGGTATGTAGATATTTTTAAGCCAGATGGTTCTTTTGTAAAACGATTTGCTTCTAATGGAACTTTGAATTCACCTTGGGGAATGGCGCTTGCTCCAGATGGTTTCGGACTAGGCCAGAACATGATTCTTATAGGAAACTTTGGAGATGGCAAAATCAATATCTATGATAGTAACGGATCTTATCAAGGTCAATTAAAAGATGGAAGTACGGTTATTGCTATTGATGGTTTATGGGAAATCATTTTTCCGAAGAATAATATTCCCGCCGGAGATCAAAATCAGCTTTTCTTTGCAGCTGGACCGGATGATGAACGACATGGGCTCTTCGGATATATAAAGATGAGATAA
- a CDS encoding putative toxin-antitoxin system toxin component, PIN family: MPKKNEVRVVIDTNIWISFLIGKKLSSLANLLVERKVILAVCDQLLQEILIVTSRPKLSKYFPSNKVADLLKLLSTIGESYVLTTTIDVCRDAKDNFLLVLCDSSKADYLITGDNDLLILDNYKKTKIIPPNEFEAILNEL; encoded by the coding sequence ATGCCAAAGAAAAATGAAGTTAGAGTTGTCATCGATACAAATATTTGGATAAGCTTTCTAATTGGTAAAAAACTAAGTTCTCTTGCAAATTTATTAGTCGAACGAAAGGTTATTCTTGCTGTATGTGATCAACTTTTGCAAGAAATTTTAATTGTAACATCTCGTCCTAAACTTTCAAAATATTTTCCTTCAAATAAAGTTGCTGATCTATTAAAGTTGCTTTCAACAATTGGAGAGTCTTACGTACTTACTACAACTATTGATGTATGTAGAGATGCAAAGGATAATTTTCTCCTTGTTTTGTGTGACTCATCAAAAGCTGATTATTTAATTACTGGAGACAATGATTTGTTAATACTTGATAATTATAAAAAAACAAAAATCATTCCGCCTAATGAATTTGAAGCTATTTTAAATGAGCTATAA
- the vap15 gene encoding type II toxin-antitoxin system VapB15 family antitoxin — MKAETFSISLNFNQILDLVRQLPIKEKIKLSKELEKEAINSQLTTILTAFNTNELDEDTINEEVEAVRTDLYAKEK, encoded by the coding sequence ATGAAAGCAGAAACATTTAGTATATCACTTAATTTCAATCAAATACTTGATTTGGTTCGGCAATTACCAATAAAAGAAAAGATCAAACTTTCTAAAGAGTTAGAAAAAGAAGCTATTAACTCTCAATTGACAACTATCCTGACGGCTTTTAATACAAATGAATTAGATGAGGATACGATTAATGAGGAAGTAGAAGCTGTTAGAACAGACTTATATGCCAAAGAAAAATGA
- the smc gene encoding chromosome segregation protein SMC has product MKLTKLEVRGFKSFGDKITINFDEGVTAIVGPNGCGKSNVVDSIRWVLGEQSAKYLRSDKMENIIFNGSKSRKPSNLAEVSLTFDNTKNVLPTDFSSVTITRKLYRTGESEYRLNDVACRLKDITDLFLDTGIGPDSYSIIELKMIEEMLSNKEGSRRALFEEASGISKYKIRKKQTFNKLKDTEADLNRVEDILFEIEKQLKTLETQAKKTERYYRLKDQYKEVSTQLATFRIQSFKSSLEEIEKQEVSHNDQRIGFQTESDKVEAHLQAEKAETLVKEKNLSIQQKATNDYVNGIRQYENEKKVKNEQLKYLQEKEARLSAELVNDRNWLEGAKETLRQLEDNRATEQETLTTIQRILEDLKFELEDKKTEQTELKTQVDSLTTKNRSLQDDIYKIEKERDILEIQFESLQQELNRNEGEAQLKQQELDEFNSAIKRTQESFAGKEDELNKTIAEEEALQARIVETESELQQTKDKISQEGRTLDAKQNEYNLTKSLVDNLEGYPESIKFLRKNASWAKNAPLLSDVFFCKEDYRIAIENYLEPYMNYYVVQNHNEALAAIKLLSDAARGRANFFVLDAFANYEATDNKATPENCITALSIIESEEKYQKLCSFLLNNVFMAEKDEENVVKANSASEFVVLSKSGKYAKTRFSMAGGSVGLFEGKRIGRAKNLEVLQKEITKLQALIAELKGKTDFLTEDVQRLKGSTKSGVIAQLRQELNKLNNELVTLEARQEQHKNFINNSNLRKEDIEQKINSYRKQLAEINPQVEELSVQKEETLKRLNTLQYEFNIISESVTKYSSNFNNQNIAFHQQQNKLSVILKDIEYKNSQSKVASERIEKNHTELAEAKAKIAELLQNTDEGDENLLAMYEQKEELEKALAEAEEDYYKSKGKINEQESLLNELRRKKDNLETIINQFREKKTHLMIDMNALKERLSVEFNIEIDDLMEQPLPEEGEDELKQKTDKVKNQLDNFGAINPMAMEAYTEMNERYLFILTQKQDLIDAKNSLMDTISEIDETAKTQFFEAFTQIRDNFQKVFRSLFNEEDSCDLVLVDPNDPLESDIDIIARPKGKRPLTINQLSGGEKTLTATAILFSLYLLKPAPFCIFDEVDAPLDDTNIDKFNNIIRKFSDQSQFIIVSHNKRTIASTDIIYGVTMVEQGISRVVPVDMRSVEGVA; this is encoded by the coding sequence ATGAAGTTAACTAAGCTCGAGGTACGAGGTTTTAAAAGTTTCGGAGATAAGATCACCATCAATTTCGACGAAGGAGTTACCGCCATTGTGGGGCCTAACGGCTGTGGTAAGTCGAATGTTGTTGACTCTATCAGGTGGGTTTTGGGCGAGCAGAGTGCAAAATATCTGCGATCTGATAAAATGGAAAACATCATTTTTAACGGATCGAAAAGTAGAAAACCAAGTAACCTTGCTGAAGTTTCGCTAACATTTGACAATACCAAGAATGTTCTTCCTACCGATTTTAGTTCGGTAACTATTACCCGTAAACTATACAGAACCGGTGAAAGTGAATACCGTTTGAATGACGTTGCCTGTCGATTAAAGGATATTACCGATCTGTTCCTGGATACAGGTATCGGACCTGACTCTTATTCGATCATTGAATTAAAGATGATTGAGGAAATGTTGAGTAACAAAGAAGGCTCACGACGTGCATTATTTGAAGAAGCTTCTGGTATTTCTAAATACAAAATCCGGAAAAAACAGACATTCAATAAATTAAAAGATACCGAAGCAGATCTTAATCGCGTTGAAGATATTTTATTCGAGATTGAGAAACAACTTAAGACATTAGAAACGCAGGCGAAGAAAACTGAACGTTATTACCGACTGAAAGATCAATATAAAGAAGTCAGTACCCAATTAGCTACTTTCCGCATTCAATCATTTAAGTCTTCTTTGGAAGAGATTGAAAAACAAGAAGTGAGTCATAATGACCAGCGTATTGGTTTTCAAACTGAAAGCGATAAAGTTGAGGCTCATTTACAAGCTGAAAAAGCGGAAACGTTGGTTAAGGAGAAAAACCTTTCTATCCAACAAAAAGCTACTAACGATTATGTAAACGGTATTCGCCAGTATGAAAATGAGAAGAAGGTAAAAAACGAACAGCTAAAATATTTACAAGAAAAAGAAGCTCGCTTATCGGCGGAGCTGGTAAATGACAGAAACTGGTTGGAAGGAGCCAAAGAAACCCTTCGACAATTGGAAGATAACAGGGCGACTGAACAAGAAACCTTGACAACCATTCAACGGATTTTAGAAGATCTCAAATTTGAGTTAGAAGATAAAAAAACTGAACAAACAGAACTCAAAACGCAAGTCGACAGTCTTACTACCAAAAATAGAAGTTTGCAAGATGATATCTATAAGATCGAGAAAGAGCGGGATATTCTGGAAATTCAATTTGAATCGTTACAACAGGAATTGAACCGTAATGAAGGTGAAGCGCAATTAAAACAGCAGGAATTAGATGAGTTTAATTCTGCCATTAAGCGCACCCAAGAGTCGTTTGCGGGTAAAGAGGATGAATTGAATAAAACCATTGCCGAGGAAGAAGCCCTTCAGGCTAGAATCGTTGAAACTGAATCTGAATTACAGCAAACGAAAGATAAAATTTCACAGGAAGGTCGAACACTCGATGCGAAGCAAAATGAATATAACTTAACAAAGAGTTTGGTCGACAATTTAGAAGGCTATCCTGAGTCGATCAAATTTCTTCGCAAAAATGCCAGCTGGGCTAAAAATGCGCCTCTCCTATCGGATGTTTTCTTCTGTAAGGAGGATTATCGTATAGCAATTGAGAATTACCTGGAGCCTTACATGAATTACTATGTGGTGCAAAACCACAACGAGGCTTTAGCGGCTATTAAATTATTGAGTGATGCAGCTCGCGGTCGTGCTAATTTTTTCGTTTTAGATGCTTTTGCTAATTATGAAGCAACTGACAACAAAGCCACTCCCGAAAACTGTATCACGGCATTATCCATCATCGAATCAGAAGAAAAGTATCAAAAGCTATGTTCTTTCTTGTTGAACAATGTTTTTATGGCTGAAAAAGATGAGGAAAATGTGGTAAAAGCCAACTCAGCCAGTGAGTTTGTTGTATTGAGTAAATCGGGAAAATACGCTAAAACCCGTTTTAGCATGGCAGGTGGATCGGTTGGATTATTTGAAGGTAAACGTATCGGTCGTGCTAAGAATCTTGAAGTCTTACAAAAAGAGATCACCAAGCTGCAGGCACTTATTGCGGAACTAAAAGGTAAAACAGATTTTTTAACTGAAGATGTGCAGCGCTTAAAAGGCAGCACTAAATCAGGGGTGATCGCTCAATTGCGACAAGAACTCAACAAATTAAACAATGAATTGGTAACGCTTGAGGCTCGTCAGGAACAGCACAAGAACTTTATCAACAATTCTAACTTGCGTAAAGAAGACATTGAACAAAAAATCAATAGTTACCGCAAACAATTGGCAGAGATCAATCCGCAGGTGGAAGAACTTTCTGTTCAAAAAGAGGAAACATTAAAAAGGTTAAATACGCTTCAGTATGAGTTTAACATCATTTCTGAAAGTGTAACTAAATATTCAAGCAATTTCAATAATCAGAATATTGCTTTCCATCAGCAGCAAAACAAGCTTTCTGTAATTCTGAAAGACATCGAATACAAAAACAGTCAATCAAAGGTTGCATCTGAACGTATCGAGAAAAATCATACTGAACTTGCGGAAGCTAAAGCTAAAATTGCTGAATTACTGCAAAACACCGATGAAGGTGATGAGAACCTGTTAGCTATGTACGAGCAAAAAGAAGAGCTCGAAAAAGCATTGGCCGAGGCGGAAGAAGATTATTACAAATCGAAAGGTAAGATCAATGAGCAAGAATCATTGCTGAATGAACTTCGTCGGAAAAAGGATAATCTTGAAACCATCATCAATCAGTTCCGTGAGAAAAAAACGCATTTAATGATCGACATGAATGCGTTAAAGGAACGTTTATCGGTTGAGTTTAACATTGAGATCGATGATCTGATGGAACAACCGTTACCGGAAGAGGGTGAAGACGAGTTGAAACAAAAAACTGATAAGGTTAAAAATCAGTTAGATAATTTCGGCGCTATCAACCCTATGGCGATGGAAGCATATACAGAAATGAATGAGCGTTACCTGTTCATCTTAACGCAGAAACAGGATTTAATCGATGCTAAAAACTCGTTGATGGATACCATCAGTGAGATTGATGAAACTGCCAAAACACAATTCTTTGAAGCTTTTACACAAATACGTGATAACTTCCAGAAGGTATTCCGTTCATTATTTAATGAAGAAGATTCGTGTGACTTGGTGCTAGTGGACCCTAATGATCCATTAGAGTCAGATATTGATATTATTGCCCGTCCTAAAGGCAAACGCCCTTTAACAATCAACCAGCTTTCGGGTGGTGAAAAAACGTTAACAGCAACAGCCATTCTGTTCTCGCTATACTTATTGAAACCTGCTCCATTCTGCATTTTTGACGAGGTGGATGCTCCTTTGGACGATACCAATATTGATAAGTTCAACAACATTATCCGTAAATTCTCGGATCAGTCACAGTTTATCATCGTTTCCCATAACAAACGTACCATTGCAAGTACAGATATTATTTACGGTGTTACAATGGTTGAACAAGGTATTTCAAGGGTTGTTCCGGTGGATATGAGAAGTGTTGAGGGAGTTGCATAA
- a CDS encoding lysophospholipid acyltransferase family protein: MIQRNYQAQVTTIDSKQRDKSYFEVLEPRIWSNFNALIAYPIVCIYHTLHQLLYKIIYLLSMLPLGVLNVIERILYFLVFNVFHYRNNIVLQNLSRSFPEKSYAEINEISKGFYKYFLTLFMEMFKMISISEKQMLKQLHVINPQLLDEYSSQGRNIILMLGHYGNWESLNILPKYFSLDFYAVYKPLSNKFFDNVIKRMRSRFGMKLLPMDQAARFMLLNKEQSNAYILISDQSPTAEAKYSSVFLNQPTYLFTGVERLAKAINAVVIYAELNNTKKAHCWEVSFSVLTETPMEEESFGITQKFTKRLEQTINNNPSYWLWSHKRWKHKPQLS; the protein is encoded by the coding sequence ATGATTCAGAGAAATTATCAGGCACAAGTAACCACCATTGATTCGAAACAACGCGATAAAAGTTATTTTGAAGTACTAGAACCTCGCATATGGTCAAATTTTAATGCATTAATTGCTTATCCTATTGTATGTATTTATCACACCCTGCACCAACTTCTGTATAAAATCATTTATTTGTTAAGCATGTTGCCATTAGGTGTATTGAATGTGATTGAGCGGATTCTTTATTTCCTTGTTTTCAACGTATTCCATTACCGTAATAATATTGTATTACAAAACCTATCCCGTTCATTTCCTGAAAAATCATATGCCGAAATAAATGAAATCAGCAAAGGTTTTTATAAGTATTTTTTAACCCTGTTTATGGAAATGTTTAAAATGATATCCATTTCCGAAAAACAAATGTTAAAACAATTGCATGTAATTAACCCTCAATTGTTAGATGAATACAGTAGTCAGGGAAGAAATATCATCCTAATGTTAGGTCATTATGGAAATTGGGAAAGCCTTAATATTTTACCAAAATACTTTTCACTCGACTTTTATGCAGTATATAAACCGCTATCGAATAAGTTTTTTGATAATGTAATCAAACGCATGCGTTCACGTTTTGGAATGAAATTGCTTCCAATGGATCAGGCAGCACGTTTTATGTTGTTAAATAAAGAGCAATCAAATGCTTATATTCTGATTTCGGATCAATCTCCTACTGCAGAAGCGAAATACAGTTCAGTTTTTTTGAATCAACCTACTTATTTATTTACAGGAGTAGAAAGGCTGGCTAAGGCTATCAATGCAGTAGTTATTTATGCAGAGTTAAATAATACTAAAAAAGCACATTGCTGGGAGGTTTCCTTTTCTGTATTAACAGAAACTCCAATGGAAGAAGAATCATTTGGAATAACACAAAAGTTCACGAAACGCCTTGAGCAAACGATTAACAATAATCCTTCGTACTGGTTATGGTCGCACAAAAGGTGGAAACACAAACCCCAGTTATCATAA
- a CDS encoding multidrug effflux MFS transporter, translating into MQFKRKEFLVVLTLGLLTAIGPFSIDMYLPAFPSLAKSFNSNIETIQLSLTSFFIGISIGQLIYGPFTDRFGRKKPLILGMLVYMLTSLGCLLVHSAEQLILLRFLQAFGACAGMVVSRAMVRDIFPLTESAKVFSMLMLVMGIAPIIAPTVGGFMLKLGGWQSIFITMAAISLAIFIMVIIFLPESKPADKTIQIKLIPILQEYFLVLKNPVFLKFCVLGSLMSAGLFSYISGSPFLAMDVYHISPENYGILFGLNAVGIIGGSQLNRLLLRWFEGVKIIKTASIAMISCGISLIVAVSLSAHFILVLIILFFFVGCYGFINPNASAIALSPFIKNAGFASALLGAMQMFFGVLASASISALHNGTPIPMMSVIAVCGVLVFVISRINVKVHA; encoded by the coding sequence ATGCAATTTAAACGCAAAGAATTCTTAGTTGTTTTAACACTTGGATTATTAACAGCAATCGGTCCGTTCTCAATTGATATGTACCTACCGGCGTTCCCGTCGTTAGCAAAGTCATTTAACAGCAATATAGAAACTATACAGCTTTCACTAACAAGCTTCTTCATTGGAATCTCTATCGGGCAATTAATTTACGGTCCATTTACTGATCGTTTTGGAAGAAAAAAACCATTGATATTAGGAATGCTGGTTTACATGCTTACTTCATTGGGTTGTTTACTGGTACATTCGGCTGAACAATTAATATTATTGCGTTTTTTACAAGCCTTTGGAGCATGCGCCGGAATGGTTGTTTCGAGAGCCATGGTGCGAGATATATTCCCGCTCACTGAATCAGCAAAAGTATTTTCAATGTTGATGCTTGTAATGGGTATTGCTCCGATTATAGCACCAACAGTTGGTGGTTTTATGCTAAAACTGGGTGGCTGGCAATCCATTTTTATAACAATGGCAGCTATTTCACTGGCCATTTTTATAATGGTCATCATTTTCTTACCCGAAAGTAAGCCGGCAGACAAGACCATTCAGATCAAACTTATCCCAATTCTGCAAGAATATTTCCTCGTATTAAAGAATCCAGTTTTCTTAAAATTTTGTGTATTGGGAAGCTTAATGTCGGCAGGCTTATTTTCTTATATTTCAGGCTCCCCTTTCCTAGCCATGGATGTTTATCACATTTCACCTGAAAACTATGGAATTCTATTCGGACTAAATGCAGTTGGGATCATCGGAGGCAGCCAGTTAAACCGATTATTATTGAGATGGTTTGAAGGAGTAAAAATCATAAAAACCGCTTCTATTGCAATGATTTCCTGTGGCATTTCCCTTATCGTAGCCGTTTCTTTATCTGCTCATTTTATACTGGTACTTATCATTCTATTTTTCTTTGTAGGATGTTATGGTTTTATCAATCCAAATGCTTCTGCCATTGCCTTATCGCCTTTTATTAAAAATGCCGGTTTTGCCTCAGCCCTATTGGGAGCTATGCAAATGTTCTTTGGAGTGCTAGCATCAGCTTCTATCAGTGCATTACATAATGGAACTCCCATACCCATGATGTCGGTTATTGCTGTTTGTGGAGTATTAGTTTTTGTAATAAGCCGGATCAATGTAAAAGTACATGCTTAA
- a CDS encoding aldo/keto reductase, with translation MEYRKLGNSGLQVSALSFGTWLTFGKQIDDKTADSLLSVAYENGVNFFDGAETYARGKAEEVLGKILKSKDWSRSSYIVSSKVFFGWEKDLPNQRGLSRKHIFEACDAALKRFGLDYLDLFFCHRPDKNTPIEETVQAMNTLIQQGKILYWGTSEWSGIEIALAHYYAAKNGLIGPLMEQPQYNMFEREKMEKDYQLLFRDFKMGTTIWSPLASGLLSGKYNNASPQDTRLFIEGMDWLKNRTLAKDRIEKAKRLGQLADRLEIPMPLLGLAWCLKNPNVSTVILGASKVDQLKQNLQALDVVPRLTDKVMNSIENILRNKPVLPEY, from the coding sequence ATGGAATACAGAAAATTAGGTAATTCGGGCTTGCAAGTAAGTGCACTATCTTTTGGAACCTGGCTAACCTTCGGAAAACAAATAGACGATAAAACGGCTGATTCATTATTAAGCGTAGCCTATGAAAATGGAGTTAACTTTTTTGACGGTGCAGAGACATATGCAAGAGGGAAAGCTGAAGAAGTTTTAGGTAAAATCTTAAAGTCTAAAGACTGGTCGAGGAGCTCTTATATTGTTTCGAGTAAAGTGTTTTTTGGTTGGGAAAAGGATCTTCCAAACCAAAGAGGTCTATCGAGAAAGCATATTTTTGAAGCCTGTGATGCAGCCTTAAAACGGTTTGGATTAGATTATCTTGATCTTTTTTTCTGTCACAGACCCGATAAAAATACGCCTATTGAAGAAACCGTTCAGGCGATGAATACTTTAATACAACAAGGTAAAATTTTGTATTGGGGAACATCAGAGTGGAGTGGGATAGAGATTGCATTGGCTCATTATTACGCCGCTAAAAATGGATTAATTGGTCCGTTAATGGAACAGCCTCAATACAATATGTTTGAAAGGGAGAAAATGGAGAAAGATTATCAACTGCTTTTCCGTGATTTTAAAATGGGAACAACGATCTGGTCGCCATTAGCTTCTGGATTATTATCTGGTAAATACAATAATGCCAGTCCGCAGGACACCCGGTTATTTATTGAAGGCATGGATTGGTTGAAGAACAGAACATTGGCAAAAGATCGCATTGAAAAAGCAAAACGCTTAGGTCAGCTTGCCGATAGATTAGAAATTCCAATGCCACTTTTAGGACTCGCATGGTGTCTGAAAAATCCAAATGTAAGTACAGTAATTCTGGGCGCTTCAAAAGTAGATCAGTTGAAGCAAAATCTTCAGGCTCTAGATGTTGTGCCGAGGCTAACAGATAAAGTGATGAACAGCATAGAAAATATATTACGTAATAAACCTGTATTGCCGGAGTATTAG